One region of Strigops habroptila isolate Jane chromosome 11, bStrHab1.2.pri, whole genome shotgun sequence genomic DNA includes:
- the NDUFAF3 gene encoding NADH dehydrogenase [ubiquinone] 1 alpha subcomplex assembly factor 3 isoform X3, whose amino-acid sequence MGCPWGSVWGWPWVTHTRDTRRPRRVPHRAHRLTPSDDELYQRTRLTVLEPESPNIMFIEGYSNRGFTISGNVVVGPCAVLPRTILQWNVGSYRDISHESLSLFRLLEPRIEILVLGTGDRVERLSPAMLKQMRECGIAVEVQDTPNACATFNFLTSEKRMVAAGLIPPRGTSMGTSGAAALPLPA is encoded by the exons atggggtgccCTTGGGGCTCTGTGTGGGGCTGGCCATGGGTCACACATACCCGAGACACCCGCCGTCCCCGCAGGGTGCCGCACCGGGCTCACCGCCTCACCCCATCGGACGATGAGCTCTACCAGCGGACGCGGCTGACGGTGCTGGAGCCGGAGTCCCCCAACATCATGTTCATCGAGGGCTACAGCAACCGCGGGTTCACCATCAGCGGGAACGTGGTGGTGGGGCCCTGCGCCGTCCTGCCCCGCACCATCCTCCAGTGGAAC GTCGGCTCCTACAGGGACATCTCGCACGAGAGTCTGTCGCTGTTCCGGCTGCTGGAGCCCCGTATCG AGATCCTGGTGCTGGGCACAGGGGACAGGGTGGAGCGGCTCTCTCCCGCCATGCTGAAGCAGATGCGGGAGTGCGGGATCGCTGTGGAGGTGCAGGACACG CCAAACGCCTGCGCAACCTTCAACTTCCTCACGAGTGAGAAGCGCATGGTGGCTGCTGGGCTCATCCCTCCGCGCGGCACCTCCATGGGCACGTCGGGcgctgcagctctgcccttgcCTGCCTGA
- the DALRD3 gene encoding DALR anticodon-binding domain-containing protein 3 isoform X1: MEAGEDRPGVAATLRALREALGRPAALWVKESSARNLRHRDFLAPRAALRAAFPDGQVPADAVARVTSLCGAGVLAVRGAQQVPAGLEVRLQRPDAFRRLLLSPSPAPAPTPVPVPAVVLHCPALRGPAAPRHLRPLLLADHLAQLLRAQGVGVRLVPALAEDGRRDVLRQLRVDWPAGPAGTDLADAVSALKRALGRAPCAAGCGQGPGAAALPADVICKVRLKGFAEQQGLVGYDPNLDVLLVTEGKLRSVAELQQAALQCTAGGQGSCCSIVHVVSCEEEFQQQQLDLLWRILDPGPHTALQKYLVCGPVKVTNPSSPIGADQYLQLRKRQMYEASVMKYGELAQDEAWTEVIDTLTAAAIRFEMLSTAHRSQITLDLQDSSISTKGTKSGAFVMYNCARLATLFDTFQRAVERGTYPPLPPPSELNFSCLREEGEWLLLFNYLLPFPEVLQQAAQLPAPTKGIRITANTEAVCKFLIQLSMDFSSYYNRVHVLGEPFPHLFEQMFARLQLLAAVRDVFHSALATLHLPPLSQI, from the exons ATGGAGGCGGGCGAGGACCGGCCCGGGGTAGCGGCCACGCTGCGGGCGCTGCGGGAGGCGCTGGGGCGCCCCGCCGCGCTCTGGGTGAAGGAGAGCAGCGCCCGCAACCTGCGGCACCGCGACTTCCTGGCGCCGCGGGCCGCGCTCCGCGCCGCCTTCCCGGACGGGCAG GTGCCCGCGGACGCCGTGGCGCGCGTGACGTCGCTGTGCGGCGCGGGTGTGCTGGCGGTGCGGGGTGCGCAGCAGGTGCCGGCGGGGCTGGAGGTGCGGTTGCAGCGCCCCGACGCGTTTCGGCGGCTGCTGCTGTCGCCGAGTCCCGCGCCCGCACCGACCCCGGTCCCCGTCCCCGCCGTGGTGCTGCACTGCCCGGCCCTCCGCGGCCCGGCCGCCCCGCGCCACCTCCGGCCGCTGCTGCTGGCCGACCACCTCGCGCAGCTGCTGCGCGCACAGGG GGTCGGCGTCCGCCTGGTCCCCGCGCTCGCCGAGGACGGGCGCCGGGACGTGCTGCGGCAGCTCCGCGTGGACTGGCCCGCGGGCCCCGCCGGCACCGACCTCGCCGATGCCGTCTCGGCGCTGAAGCGGGCGCTGGGCCGGGCGCCCTGTGCCGCAGGCTGCGGGCAGGGGCCGGGCGCAGCCGCGCTGCCGGCGGATGTCATCTGTAAGGTGCGGCTGAAGGGCTTCGCGGAGCAGCAGGGCCTGGTGGGGTACGACCCCAACCTGGATGTGCTTCTGG TGACGGAGGGGAAGCTGCGGTCcgtggctgagctgcagcaagctgctctgcagtgcaca gctggaggccaggggagctgctgcagcatcgTGCACGTGGTGAGCTGCGAGGAGgaattccagcagcagcagctggatcTGCTCTGGAGGATTCTGGATCCAGGGCCACACACAGCTTTGCAG AAATACCTCGTCTGTGGGCCAGTGAAGGTGACAAACCCCTCATCACCCATCGGGGCAGACCAGTATCTCCA GCTCCGAAAGCGCCAGATGTACGAAGCCTCCGTGATGAAGTACGGGGAGCTTGCACAAG ATGAGGCCTGGACTGAGGTGATCGATACCCTCACAGCGGCTGCCATCAGGTTCGAGATGCTGAGCACTGCGCACCGCAGCCAG ATCACACTGGacctgcaggacagcagcatcTCCACCAAAGGAACCAAGAGCGGCGCCTTCGTGATGTACAACTGCGCCCGGCTGGCCACGCTCTTCGACACCTTCCAGCGGGCTGTGGAGCGGG GCACGTACCCACCTCTGCCACCACCCTCGGAGCTGAACTTCTCCTGCCTCCGGGAAGAG GGTGAATGGCTCCTGCTCTTCAACTatctcctgcccttccctgaagtcctgcagcaggcagcacagctgccCGCACCCACCAAGGGCATCCGGATCACAGCCAACACAGAGGCA GTGTGCAAGTTCCTGATCCAGCTCAGCATGGATTTCAGCTCCTACTACAACCGGGTGCACGTCCTGGGG GAGCCATTCCCCCACCTCTTTGAGCAGATGTTTGCCCgtctccagctgctggcagcGGTGCGGGACGTGTTCCACAGCGCGCTGGCAACGCTGCACCTCCCGCCCCTCAGCCAGATCTGA
- the NDUFAF3 gene encoding NADH dehydrogenase [ubiquinone] 1 alpha subcomplex assembly factor 3 isoform X1, translated as MMSVAGRSPAQPRPCLTAVRPEAAPEGAITGRAGDRGGSCPCPGAQLWAGGCGWTAGCEASIPPPRHAPRRGVTGHSRSTSTRSLPPQPGSARRRAVTSGSGRTELPSRPACSPSSSAPAGRRVPHRAHRLTPSDDELYQRTRLTVLEPESPNIMFIEGYSNRGFTISGNVVVGPCAVLPRTILQWNVGSYRDISHESLSLFRLLEPRIEILVLGTGDRVERLSPAMLKQMRECGIAVEVQDTPNACATFNFLTSEKRMVAAGLIPPRGTSMGTSGAAALPLPA; from the exons ATGATGAGTGTGGCGGGCCGCAGCCCCGCACAGCCCCGGCCCTGCCTCACCGCAGTACGGCCCGAGGCGGCTCCCGAGGGGGCGATCACCGGCAGGGCTGGGGACCGGGGCGGCTCCTGCCCGTGCCCAGGCGCGCAGCTGTGGGCAGGTGGCTGTGGATGGACCGCAGGGTGCGAGGCGTCCATTCCGCCTCCCCGCCATGCGCCCCGCAGGGGTGTGACGGGGCATTCGAGGAGCACCAGCACTCGCAGCCTGCCGCCACAGCCGGGCTCTGCGCGGCGCAGGGCGGTGACGAGCGGCTCCGGGCGCACGGAGCTGCCCTCCCGCCCCGCATGTTCGCCAAGCTCATCAGCCCCGGCAGGAAGGAG GGTGCCGCACCGGGCTCACCGCCTCACCCCATCGGACGATGAGCTCTACCAGCGGACGCGGCTGACGGTGCTGGAGCCGGAGTCCCCCAACATCATGTTCATCGAGGGCTACAGCAACCGCGGGTTCACCATCAGCGGGAACGTGGTGGTGGGGCCCTGCGCCGTCCTGCCCCGCACCATCCTCCAGTGGAAC GTCGGCTCCTACAGGGACATCTCGCACGAGAGTCTGTCGCTGTTCCGGCTGCTGGAGCCCCGTATCG AGATCCTGGTGCTGGGCACAGGGGACAGGGTGGAGCGGCTCTCTCCCGCCATGCTGAAGCAGATGCGGGAGTGCGGGATCGCTGTGGAGGTGCAGGACACG CCAAACGCCTGCGCAACCTTCAACTTCCTCACGAGTGAGAAGCGCATGGTGGCTGCTGGGCTCATCCCTCCGCGCGGCACCTCCATGGGCACGTCGGGcgctgcagctctgcccttgcCTGCCTGA
- the NDUFAF3 gene encoding NADH dehydrogenase [ubiquinone] 1 alpha subcomplex assembly factor 3 isoform X5, with protein sequence MFIEGYSNRGFTISGNVVVGPCAVLPRTILQWNVGSYRDISHESLSLFRLLEPRIEILVLGTGDRVERLSPAMLKQMRECGIAVEVQDTPNACATFNFLTSEKRMVAAGLIPPRGTSMGTSGAAALPLPA encoded by the exons ATGTTCATCGAGGGCTACAGCAACCGCGGGTTCACCATCAGCGGGAACGTGGTGGTGGGGCCCTGCGCCGTCCTGCCCCGCACCATCCTCCAGTGGAAC GTCGGCTCCTACAGGGACATCTCGCACGAGAGTCTGTCGCTGTTCCGGCTGCTGGAGCCCCGTATCG AGATCCTGGTGCTGGGCACAGGGGACAGGGTGGAGCGGCTCTCTCCCGCCATGCTGAAGCAGATGCGGGAGTGCGGGATCGCTGTGGAGGTGCAGGACACG CCAAACGCCTGCGCAACCTTCAACTTCCTCACGAGTGAGAAGCGCATGGTGGCTGCTGGGCTCATCCCTCCGCGCGGCACCTCCATGGGCACGTCGGGcgctgcagctctgcccttgcCTGCCTGA
- the NDUFAF3 gene encoding NADH dehydrogenase [ubiquinone] 1 alpha subcomplex assembly factor 3 isoform X4 yields the protein MAVALAARRLLGPAGRRAAGGVPHRAHRLTPSDDELYQRTRLTVLEPESPNIMFIEGYSNRGFTISGNVVVGPCAVLPRTILQWNVGSYRDISHESLSLFRLLEPRIEILVLGTGDRVERLSPAMLKQMRECGIAVEVQDTPNACATFNFLTSEKRMVAAGLIPPRGTSMGTSGAAALPLPA from the exons ATGGCGGTGGCGCTGGCGGCGCGGCGGCTGCTGGGccccgcggggcggcgggcggcgggcgg GGTGCCGCACCGGGCTCACCGCCTCACCCCATCGGACGATGAGCTCTACCAGCGGACGCGGCTGACGGTGCTGGAGCCGGAGTCCCCCAACATCATGTTCATCGAGGGCTACAGCAACCGCGGGTTCACCATCAGCGGGAACGTGGTGGTGGGGCCCTGCGCCGTCCTGCCCCGCACCATCCTCCAGTGGAAC GTCGGCTCCTACAGGGACATCTCGCACGAGAGTCTGTCGCTGTTCCGGCTGCTGGAGCCCCGTATCG AGATCCTGGTGCTGGGCACAGGGGACAGGGTGGAGCGGCTCTCTCCCGCCATGCTGAAGCAGATGCGGGAGTGCGGGATCGCTGTGGAGGTGCAGGACACG CCAAACGCCTGCGCAACCTTCAACTTCCTCACGAGTGAGAAGCGCATGGTGGCTGCTGGGCTCATCCCTCCGCGCGGCACCTCCATGGGCACGTCGGGcgctgcagctctgcccttgcCTGCCTGA
- the NDUFAF3 gene encoding NADH dehydrogenase [ubiquinone] 1 alpha subcomplex assembly factor 3 isoform X2 — protein MAPREGSGTCAALGHPPWGSETVWGTPRLHVVLTTGDAAVGRGVPHRAHRLTPSDDELYQRTRLTVLEPESPNIMFIEGYSNRGFTISGNVVVGPCAVLPRTILQWNVGSYRDISHESLSLFRLLEPRIEILVLGTGDRVERLSPAMLKQMRECGIAVEVQDTPNACATFNFLTSEKRMVAAGLIPPRGTSMGTSGAAALPLPA, from the exons ATGGCCCCGAGGGAGGGCAGCGGCACCTGCGCGGCCCTCGGACACCCGCCATGGGGAAGCGAAACCGTGTGGGGAACCCCGCGGCTCCACGTGGTGCTCACGACCGGGGACGCTGCCGTTGGCCGAGG GGTGCCGCACCGGGCTCACCGCCTCACCCCATCGGACGATGAGCTCTACCAGCGGACGCGGCTGACGGTGCTGGAGCCGGAGTCCCCCAACATCATGTTCATCGAGGGCTACAGCAACCGCGGGTTCACCATCAGCGGGAACGTGGTGGTGGGGCCCTGCGCCGTCCTGCCCCGCACCATCCTCCAGTGGAAC GTCGGCTCCTACAGGGACATCTCGCACGAGAGTCTGTCGCTGTTCCGGCTGCTGGAGCCCCGTATCG AGATCCTGGTGCTGGGCACAGGGGACAGGGTGGAGCGGCTCTCTCCCGCCATGCTGAAGCAGATGCGGGAGTGCGGGATCGCTGTGGAGGTGCAGGACACG CCAAACGCCTGCGCAACCTTCAACTTCCTCACGAGTGAGAAGCGCATGGTGGCTGCTGGGCTCATCCCTCCGCGCGGCACCTCCATGGGCACGTCGGGcgctgcagctctgcccttgcCTGCCTGA
- the DALRD3 gene encoding DALR anticodon-binding domain-containing protein 3 isoform X2: MEAGEDRPGVAATLRALREALGRPAALWVKESSARNLRHRDFLAPRAALRAAFPDGQVPADAVARVTSLCGAGVLAVRGAQQVPAGLEVRLQRPDAFRRLLLSPSPAPAPTPVPVPAVVLHCPALRGPAAPRHLRPLLLADHLAQLLRAQGVGVRLVPALAEDGRRDVLRQLRVDWPAGPAGTDLADAVSALKRALGRAPCAAGCGQGPGAAALPADVICKVRLKGFAEQQGLVGYDPNLDVLLVTEGKLRSVAELQQAALQCTAGGQGSCCSIVHVVSCEEEFQQQQLDLLWRILDPGPHTALQKYLVCGPVKVTNPSSPIGADQYLQLRKRQMYEASVMKYGELAQDEAWTEVIDTLTAAAIRFEMLSTAHRSQITLDLQDSSISTKGTKSGAFVMYNCARLATLFDTFQRAVERGTYPPLPPPSELNFSCLREEGEWLLLFNYLLPFPEVLQQAAQLPAPTKGIRITANTEAEPFPHLFEQMFARLQLLAAVRDVFHSALATLHLPPLSQI, encoded by the exons ATGGAGGCGGGCGAGGACCGGCCCGGGGTAGCGGCCACGCTGCGGGCGCTGCGGGAGGCGCTGGGGCGCCCCGCCGCGCTCTGGGTGAAGGAGAGCAGCGCCCGCAACCTGCGGCACCGCGACTTCCTGGCGCCGCGGGCCGCGCTCCGCGCCGCCTTCCCGGACGGGCAG GTGCCCGCGGACGCCGTGGCGCGCGTGACGTCGCTGTGCGGCGCGGGTGTGCTGGCGGTGCGGGGTGCGCAGCAGGTGCCGGCGGGGCTGGAGGTGCGGTTGCAGCGCCCCGACGCGTTTCGGCGGCTGCTGCTGTCGCCGAGTCCCGCGCCCGCACCGACCCCGGTCCCCGTCCCCGCCGTGGTGCTGCACTGCCCGGCCCTCCGCGGCCCGGCCGCCCCGCGCCACCTCCGGCCGCTGCTGCTGGCCGACCACCTCGCGCAGCTGCTGCGCGCACAGGG GGTCGGCGTCCGCCTGGTCCCCGCGCTCGCCGAGGACGGGCGCCGGGACGTGCTGCGGCAGCTCCGCGTGGACTGGCCCGCGGGCCCCGCCGGCACCGACCTCGCCGATGCCGTCTCGGCGCTGAAGCGGGCGCTGGGCCGGGCGCCCTGTGCCGCAGGCTGCGGGCAGGGGCCGGGCGCAGCCGCGCTGCCGGCGGATGTCATCTGTAAGGTGCGGCTGAAGGGCTTCGCGGAGCAGCAGGGCCTGGTGGGGTACGACCCCAACCTGGATGTGCTTCTGG TGACGGAGGGGAAGCTGCGGTCcgtggctgagctgcagcaagctgctctgcagtgcaca gctggaggccaggggagctgctgcagcatcgTGCACGTGGTGAGCTGCGAGGAGgaattccagcagcagcagctggatcTGCTCTGGAGGATTCTGGATCCAGGGCCACACACAGCTTTGCAG AAATACCTCGTCTGTGGGCCAGTGAAGGTGACAAACCCCTCATCACCCATCGGGGCAGACCAGTATCTCCA GCTCCGAAAGCGCCAGATGTACGAAGCCTCCGTGATGAAGTACGGGGAGCTTGCACAAG ATGAGGCCTGGACTGAGGTGATCGATACCCTCACAGCGGCTGCCATCAGGTTCGAGATGCTGAGCACTGCGCACCGCAGCCAG ATCACACTGGacctgcaggacagcagcatcTCCACCAAAGGAACCAAGAGCGGCGCCTTCGTGATGTACAACTGCGCCCGGCTGGCCACGCTCTTCGACACCTTCCAGCGGGCTGTGGAGCGGG GCACGTACCCACCTCTGCCACCACCCTCGGAGCTGAACTTCTCCTGCCTCCGGGAAGAG GGTGAATGGCTCCTGCTCTTCAACTatctcctgcccttccctgaagtcctgcagcaggcagcacagctgccCGCACCCACCAAGGGCATCCGGATCACAGCCAACACAGAGGCA GAGCCATTCCCCCACCTCTTTGAGCAGATGTTTGCCCgtctccagctgctggcagcGGTGCGGGACGTGTTCCACAGCGCGCTGGCAACGCTGCACCTCCCGCCCCTCAGCCAGATCTGA